The genomic stretch CCCTCGATCCACCGCTCGCGCTGCCGGGCCGCCTCGTACAGGCGGGCGTTGCCGATCGCGGTGCCCGCCCGGGTGGCCAGCACCCGCAGCAGCTGCTCGTCCTCGGCGGTGAACGGCCCGCCGCCGCTCTTGCCGGCCAGGTACAGCCGCCCGAACGGCTCTGAGCCGACCAGGATCGGCACGTCCAGGCCGTCGCCGTCCTCGGGCGGAGGCGTCGTCGTACGGATCTCGGCCGGCCCCTCCTGACCGGGGTCGGCGGTGCGCAGCGCCGCGTACCGGGCGCCGGTCAGTTCTGCGGCGCCGTCCACGATGCGCTGCAGTGTGGTGCGCAGTTCGAGTTCGGAGCCGACCCCGAGGACCGCTTCGAGCAGCGGCGGCAGATGCGGGACGGGGTCGCCGGGCATGCGCGGGGCCGTGCGCGGCTCAGGCGGCCATCGGGTTCAGGACCAGCGGTTCGATCCGGCCCTCCAGCATGGCGCCGAGGCCCTGGACCGCGCAGATGTCGGGCTGTTCGGCGATGTGCACCGGCATCCCGGTGGCCTGCCGCAGCATGTGGTCGAGACCGGGCAGCAGCGCCGAGCCGCCGACCATCACGATCCCGCGGTCCGCGAGGTCGGCGACCAGGTCGGGCTGGCAGTCGCGAAGCACCTTGCCGATGCCGTCGAGGACGCCGGTCAGCGGGGTCTGGATCGCGTCGCGTACGGCGGCGGTGTCGACCCGCACGCTGCGCGGAAGCCCGGTGACCACATCACGGCCGTGGATCTCGGCCTCCGCCGGGCCCTGCGAGGTGATCCCGTTGCCCGACAGGGCCACTTGCAGCGGACGCACGGACTGGCCGGGCAGCAACAGCTCATGGTGGTGCCGCAGGTGCTGCACGATCGCGTGGTCCACGGCGTCGCCGCCCACCGGGATCCGCACGGCGGCGACGATCGAGCCGAGCGAGAGCACCGCGACCTGGGTGCTCGCCGCCCCGCACATCAGGATCATGGTGGCCTCGGGGCGTTCCACCGGCAGCCCGCAGCCGACAGCGGCGGCGATCAGCGTGTCCACCAGCTCGACCCGGCGCGCGCCCAGCCCGACCAGCGTCTCGGTGATCGCCCGCTGGGCCAGCGGATCGGCGCCGTGCGGGGCGCAGGCTGCCGCGCGCAGCCGCAGATTGCGGCGCAGGGCACGGCGCGTCTTGTCGCCCAGCAGCTGCCGCAGCATGCGGTGGGCCATCTCGATGTCGACCACCGTGCCACCGGCTATGGGCCGTACGACCTGGATGTAGTCCGGCGTCCGTCCGGTCATCCGCTCCGCGAACTCGCCGACGGCGATGAGCGCGCCGGAACGGCTGTTCACGGCGGCCGCCGAGGGTTGGTCGATGACCAGACCGGCGCCTTTCACATACACCCTGGTGCGGGCCGCGCCCAGGTCGACGGCGAAGTGGCAGCGGCGCAACTGCTCCAGGTTGACGGTCACGGCGATCCTCCCGGTGCGCGGGCCTCGGTGCGCCCGGCCGGCTGGCGGGCCTCTCACAGCATCCTGCGCGGGCCGCACCGGCGAACGCCTCCTGGAGGGGGCCGGGCGGGGTGCCGCCGAACGGGGGTTCTTCGCGGCCTTGGGCGCGTCACGGGCTCGGTACGGCGCGCGGGGGAGGTAGAGGGCCGGTCTTCGTGAGTGCTCCGGCGGCCTCCTGCCGAACACCTCTTATCGAACATATGCTCGACAGAGTGTCCGTTCTCCACGACGTCACGGCAACCCCGCCGGTTCCCGCGGCAGTTGGCGGCTTGCCGCCAGGAAGCTCTTCCGCCGCCACCACCCCTCAACACCGTGGCCCCGTCACGCACATGACACTCGCCCCAGTCTCTAGGGAAGGTGGTTCACGATGCCCCGGATCACGCCCAGCTCCACCAGGTCCTGCGGACGGATCCGGAGCTGCTCGGCCGTCGCCTCGACCTCGTCCTTCGGGCGTTTGAGGATGGCCGCCGCGAGTTCCGGGGCGATCACCGAGAAGTAACTGTCCGGCGTGGCCCAGGTGTTGCCGGGCGCGGCGAGCGCGAGCGCTCCGCCGGAGCCGCCCTCACCGATGACGAGTGTGGTGATCGGTACCCGGGCGGACGCCACCGCCCCGAACGCCTCCGCGATCGCGGCCCCGGCCCCCTGCCGCTCCGCCTCGGCGTCATTGGCCGCGCCCGGTGTGTCCACCAGTGTCAGCACCGGGATGTCGAGCCGGTCCGCCAGCCGGATCAGCCGGGCCGCGGTCCGGTACCCGGCCGGCCGGGTCGCCGCCCCGGTCTGCGCCGCGTAGGCCACGGTACGACCGTCCCGCTCGCCGAACCCGCACAGCATGCCGTCGGGGTCCGTACCGCCGCACCGGTCACCGCTGATGTCGAGGCGGCGGGTGAAGTATGCGTCCAAGTAGGCCTGTGCGCGAGGGCGTTGAGGGGACCGGGCGCGCTGGACGGCGTCCCAGCCGGTGGCCGGCAGGCCGGCGGTGCCGAGGGCGGGTGGTGCGGGGGCTTCCTGCGCCGGCGTGGTGAGCAGCCTGAGCCACCGTCCCAGCGTCTCCCGTAGTTCCGCGGGCTGGACCACGGCGTCCGCCGAACCCACCGCCACCTGTCCCCCGGCGCTGTAGGCCGCCGGGTCGGCGTCCGGAGGCCGGACCCGGGAACCGGCGAAGCCCACCTGGGCACCCGGCAGGGCCAGGACGACATCGGCTCCGGCGCCGAGGGTGGCCCAGCCGCCGCCGGTCGTGGGGTCCCGCAGGACCGCGATCTGCGGCAGGCCGGCCTCCCGGGTGAGCGCCGACTCGCGTGCCACCCGCTGGAGTTGGCTCAGCGCGAGCATACCCTCCTGCATCCGGCTGCCGCCGGTGGCGATCAGCGGCACGACCGGGAGCCGGTGGGCACGGGCGTGGTGGTAGGCCGCCTCCAGCCGGTCACCGGTGCGCTCGCCCAGGGAGCCACCGAGGAAACCGAACTCGAAGGCGATCAGTACGGCCGGGGCGCCCTTGACGCTCGCGGTGCCGCAGACGACCGACTCCTCCTCGCCGGTGCGGGCCGTGGCACGGGCGCGGGAGGCGTCGTAACCCTGCCAGCCGAGCGGGCCGTCCGCCTTCGGTTCCCTTATCCTGCCGGGCAGTTCGCTGAAGGTCGCCTCGTCCGCGACCAGGGCCAGGATCTCCCGGGCCGACAGCCGCTCAGGCATCGGCCACCAGCGCACGCTTCATGATCTTCCCCATGTCGTTGCGGGGGAGGGAACCCAGATACCGGACGACCCGCGGGCGCTTGTGCGGGGCGAGCCGCCGGGCCACGTGATCGGCCAACTCCTCGGCGGCGGGCGGCGCTTCCGCGTCCAACGGGACGATCCAGGCCACGATCCGCTCGCCCAGGTCCGCGTCCGGCTCCCCGGTGACCGCGGCCTCCCGCACCCCCGGATGCTCCAGCAGCGCGTTCTCGATCTCACCGGCCCCGATCTTGTAACCACCGCTCTTGATCAGGTCGGTGGCTTTGCGCCCGACGATCCGCACATAGCCGTCGGGCTCGCGGACGGCCATGTCACCCGTGCGGAAGAACCCGTCGGCGGTGAACGCGGCCGCCGTGGCGTCCGGCCGGTTCAGGTACTCGGTGAACAGGTTCGGCCCGCGCACCTGGATCTCGCCGACGCTCTCCCCGTCGTACGCGGTGATCGGCGTCCCGTCCTCCTCCACGAGCCGCAGCTCGACGCCGGGCAGCGGCACGCCCACGGTGCCCGCACGGGCCTCCCCGTCGGCCCGTACGCTGGTGTTCATCAGCGTCTCCGTCATGCCGTACCGCTCGATCACCCGACGCCCGGTCGCCGCCGCGATCCGCTCGTGGTCGTGCACCGGCAGCGCGGCCGAGCCCGAGACCAGCAGCCGGGCCCGCGCCAGCGCCTTGGCCAGCTCCGGGTCCTGCGGGAGGGCCTCGGCGATGCGGTGGTACATCGTCGGCACCCCGAACAGCATGGTCGCGCCCGCGTTCAGCTCCCGGGCCACGCCCTCGGTGCTGAACCGCCCGAGGTGCCGGACGCTGCCGCCGCGCCGCAGCGGTCCGAGCGTGCCCAGCACGAGCCCGTGCACATGGAACAGCGGCAGCCCGTGCACCAGCACGTCATCCGCCGTCCACTGCCAGGCGTCGGCGAGCGCGTCCAGGGTGGTGGCGAGGGCCCGGCGGGGCAGCACGGCACCCTTGGGCGGGCCGGTGGTGCCGGAGGTGTAGACGATCAGCGCGGGGTCCCCGTCGGCGGTGGTGTCGTCGGGTACCGCGCCGGGGGCGGCGGTCGCGTCGACGTCCAGCCGCTCCAACGCGCCGAGTGCGTCCGGTAGTTCGGCGCCCGCGGCGGTCAGCACCAGCGTCGGTGCGCTGTCGGAGACGATGTGCGCGAGTTCCTTCTCGCCCGACTTCGGGTTCAGCGGCACCGCGGCGGCCCCGGCGAGCAGTACGCCCGTCACGGCGACGGCGGTCTCCAGCTCGGGCGTGGCCCACACGGCGACGCGGCCCGCCCCGCGCAGTCGGTCTGCCCCGCGCAGCCGGGCGGCGAGCGCCCCGGCGGCCCCGGCCAGCTCGCCGTACGTCAACGACCGCTCACCGAACCGCAGGGCGACCCGTTCGCCCGGACCGTCCGCCAGAGCGGGAAAGAGTGAGGACACGCGGCGCACTCCTAACTGTGGGACTGTCGGTCGACCGTCGCCCCCCTTCCTACACCAGGAGCCTTGAGCCGACGACCGCGCGCGGCCGCGGCCGCGGCCGCGGGCGCGGGGAGCGGGCTATGTGCGGGTGCGTGGTGGGCTGGTCGCGCAGTTCCCCGCGCCCCTGGGGAGTTGCAGTGCCGCCGGCCGCATAGTGCTGCCGCTGCATGGTCGGTTCATACCGGGCCGTGACGGTTGTTAGCCTCGGAGTGATCGAAGTGTCGTGATCGAATCGTCGTGATCGAAGCGCCGTACGACAGGGAGTCCGCCATGCCCCGCATCGCCCTCGCCACCTACGACCCCGGCACGGAGCCCGGCCAGGACACCGATCTGCCGGAGCTGGTGCGGGCGCTCACGGCTGCCGGGGCCGACGCCGAGGCCCGGTGCTGGGACGATCCGGACGCGGACTGGGGCGGCTATGACCTCGTCGTCATCCGGTCCACCTGGGACTACAGCTGGCGGCCGGAGGAGTTCGCGGCCTGGGTGGAGCGGGCCGGGGCGCTGACCCGGCTCGCCAACCCGGCAGCCGTGGTCCACTGGAGCACCGACAAGCGCTACCTCGGCGAGCTGGCGGCCGCCGGCGTGCCCACCGTCCCCACCCGCTACATAGCGCCGGGCGAGCCCGCCGACCTGCCCGGCGACCACGAGTACGTGATCAAGCCGACCTCGGGGGCGGGCGCCCGGTTCGCCGCCCGCTACACGCCGCACGAGCACGAGAAGGCCGTACGGCATCTCGCCCGGATGCACACCGAGGGCTTCACCGCCATGGTGCAGCCGTACGTGGCCGGCATCGACGTCAGCGGGGAACGGGCGCTGCAGTTCTTCGGCGGCCGGCTGCTCCACGCCAGCCGCAAGGGCGCCGTCCTCGCGCCCGGCACTCCGTACGACGCGGACAAGGTGGCCCACCCGAATCTGGAGCGCTGGCAGCCGACGGAGGCGGAACTGGCGGTCGCCGAGAAGGCGTTGGGTGCGGTGCCCGGTGCGGATGGGTTGCTGTACGCGCGTGTGGACCTCGTGGACGGGGAGGACGGGGAGCCCCGGCTGATGGAGCTGGAACTGGTGGAGCCGAATCTGTTCCTGTGGCTGCATCCTGGGTCGCTGGAGCGGGTGGTGGAGGCCATCCTGGCCGCGACCGAAGACGTCACCGGCTGACCGTCCCCCGGCACGCCGCCGCATACGCCCGTACCAGCGGCCGTTGGCCGGTCTCGCGCCGCCAGGCCAGTGCATAACGGCTGGGGCCGATGCCCCGGACCCGGCGGGTGACGACGCCGCCCAGGGTGATCAGTGGGGCGTTGCCCTCGGCGACCAGGCAGATCCCGAGGCCTGCCACCAGCGCCTCGTACGTCTCCTCCGCCCCGGAGATCTCCGCGCCGATCCGGGGCGGCCGGCCGACGCGGGCGTCCAGCGCGAGCCAGTGGTCCCGCAGCCGGCCCGCGCTCTCCGGCAGCGCCAGGAAGGGCTCGCCCAGGACGTCCGTGAAGTCCAACTCGGCGCGGGCGGCCAGCGGGTGCGTCTCCGGCAGAGCGAGCAGGCGCGGTTCCTCGGCGACCACCGTCCAGGCGTAGCGCTCCTCGTCCGGCAGCGGCAGCCAGACGAAGGCGACGTCCGCGCTGCCGTCCGCCAGGCCCGCCGTCGGATCGTCCCAGCTCATCTGGCGCAGCCGGACCGTGACCTCGGGGTGTGCGGCGGTGAACCGGGAGCGGATGGCCGGTAGCAGCCCGCACCGGCCCGGACTGGTGCTCATGCCCACCACCAGCGTGCTGCGCTGGGCCGCCTTGGCCATCTCCACGGCCGCCGCGCCCGCCTCCCACGCGGCCAGCACCCGCCGGGCGTGCGGAAGCAGTGTCTCGCCCGCGGCCGTCAGTATCACCCCGCGCTGATCACGCCGGAACAGCTCCGTCCCCAACTGCCGCTCCAGCGACCGGATTTGTTTGCTCAGCGCCGGCTGCGAGACATACAGCCGCTCGGCGGCCCGGGTGAAGTGCAGTTCCTCGGCGACCGCGACGAAGTACCGCAGATCACGGGCGTGGACGTCCATCGTCATGACCGTTGGTTATCACCGAGGGTCTTGGACCGGCAACGGCATTCGGCGGCAGGCTGGTTCGTGCCAAGCAGATCGAGACATACAGAGACATGCAGAGGCATGCAGAGACATGCAGATCGAGACGTACAGATCGAGACGTACGAGGAGTCGTGATGAGCAAGGTATGGCTGGTGACCGGGGCGAGCAGCGGTTTCGGGCGGGCGATCACCGTGGCGGCCGTAGCCGCCGGTGATGTGGTGATCGGCGCGGCCCGGCGCCCCGAGGCCCTGGACGACCTGGTGGCGGCCCACCCCGACCAGGTGGAGGCGCTGCGCCTGGACGTCACCGATCTGACCGCGATCGATACGGCGGTCCAGGACGTCGTGGCCCGGCACGGGCGGATCGACGTGCTGGTCAACAACGCGGGCCGCGCCCACGTCGGTGCCGTCGAGGAGACGGCCGACGCCGAGCTGCGCGGCCTGTTCGACCTGCACTTCTTCGGCCCGGCGGCCCTGGTGCGGGCGGTGCTGCCGCACCTGAGGGAGCGGCGTTCGGGCGCGATCGTGCAGATGAGCAGCATGGGCGGGCAGATGTCCTTCGCGGGCTTCGGGGCGTACAGCGCGACGAAGTTCGCCCTGGAGGGCCTGTCCGAGGCGCTCGCGGACGAGGTGCGGGAGTACGGCATCAAGGTGCTGATCGTCGAGCCGGGCGCGTTCCGGACGTCGCTGTTCGAGGCCGGCCGGGCCGGGGCCAGCTCCGACACCGGGGCGTATTCCAGGGCCGGTGAGACCCGCGGCTTCGTCTCCGGCGGCCACGGCAGCCAGCCCGGCGACCCCGCCAAGGCGGCGGCTCTCATCCTGGCCGCGCTGGAGGCGGAGCACACCCCGCTGCGCCTGCCGCTCGGCGACGACGGCGTGACCGCCGTCCTGGCCCACCTCGACCAGGTCCGCGAGGACATCACCGCCTGGGAGAAGCGGACCCGGGCTACGGCCTTCGACGCCTGAAACAGTGACACCGGCTAGGTGATGACGGCCGTCCGCTGCAGCAGCCCCCAGGTGAACTCGGCGACCACCTCGTGCCGTACGCCGTCCGGGGCGGGTGCGGTGAAGGCGAGCCCCCACCGGGTCGGCGCG from Streptomyces roseochromogenus subsp. oscitans DS 12.976 encodes the following:
- a CDS encoding carboxyl transferase domain-containing protein gives rise to the protein MPERLSAREILALVADEATFSELPGRIREPKADGPLGWQGYDASRARATARTGEEESVVCGTASVKGAPAVLIAFEFGFLGGSLGERTGDRLEAAYHHARAHRLPVVPLIATGGSRMQEGMLALSQLQRVARESALTREAGLPQIAVLRDPTTGGGWATLGAGADVVLALPGAQVGFAGSRVRPPDADPAAYSAGGQVAVGSADAVVQPAELRETLGRWLRLLTTPAQEAPAPPALGTAGLPATGWDAVQRARSPQRPRAQAYLDAYFTRRLDISGDRCGGTDPDGMLCGFGERDGRTVAYAAQTGAATRPAGYRTAARLIRLADRLDIPVLTLVDTPGAANDAEAERQGAGAAIAEAFGAVASARVPITTLVIGEGGSGGALALAAPGNTWATPDSYFSVIAPELAAAILKRPKDEVEATAEQLRIRPQDLVELGVIRGIVNHLP
- a CDS encoding acyl-CoA synthetase encodes the protein MSSLFPALADGPGERVALRFGERSLTYGELAGAAGALAARLRGADRLRGAGRVAVWATPELETAVAVTGVLLAGAAAVPLNPKSGEKELAHIVSDSAPTLVLTAAGAELPDALGALERLDVDATAAPGAVPDDTTADGDPALIVYTSGTTGPPKGAVLPRRALATTLDALADAWQWTADDVLVHGLPLFHVHGLVLGTLGPLRRGGSVRHLGRFSTEGVARELNAGATMLFGVPTMYHRIAEALPQDPELAKALARARLLVSGSAALPVHDHERIAAATGRRVIERYGMTETLMNTSVRADGEARAGTVGVPLPGVELRLVEEDGTPITAYDGESVGEIQVRGPNLFTEYLNRPDATAAAFTADGFFRTGDMAVREPDGYVRIVGRKATDLIKSGGYKIGAGEIENALLEHPGVREAAVTGEPDADLGERIVAWIVPLDAEAPPAAEELADHVARRLAPHKRPRVVRYLGSLPRNDMGKIMKRALVADA
- a CDS encoding oxidoreductase, which encodes MSKVWLVTGASSGFGRAITVAAVAAGDVVIGAARRPEALDDLVAAHPDQVEALRLDVTDLTAIDTAVQDVVARHGRIDVLVNNAGRAHVGAVEETADAELRGLFDLHFFGPAALVRAVLPHLRERRSGAIVQMSSMGGQMSFAGFGAYSATKFALEGLSEALADEVREYGIKVLIVEPGAFRTSLFEAGRAGASSDTGAYSRAGETRGFVSGGHGSQPGDPAKAAALILAALEAEHTPLRLPLGDDGVTAVLAHLDQVREDITAWEKRTRATAFDA
- a CDS encoding LysR family transcriptional regulator; translation: MTMDVHARDLRYFVAVAEELHFTRAAERLYVSQPALSKQIRSLERQLGTELFRRDQRGVILTAAGETLLPHARRVLAAWEAGAAAVEMAKAAQRSTLVVGMSTSPGRCGLLPAIRSRFTAAHPEVTVRLRQMSWDDPTAGLADGSADVAFVWLPLPDEERYAWTVVAEEPRLLALPETHPLAARAELDFTDVLGEPFLALPESAGRLRDHWLALDARVGRPPRIGAEISGAEETYEALVAGLGICLVAEGNAPLITLGGVVTRRVRGIGPSRYALAWRRETGQRPLVRAYAAACRGTVSR
- a CDS encoding rod shape-determining protein, whose translation is MTVNLEQLRRCHFAVDLGAARTRVYVKGAGLVIDQPSAAAVNSRSGALIAVGEFAERMTGRTPDYIQVVRPIAGGTVVDIEMAHRMLRQLLGDKTRRALRRNLRLRAAACAPHGADPLAQRAITETLVGLGARRVELVDTLIAAAVGCGLPVERPEATMILMCGAASTQVAVLSLGSIVAAVRIPVGGDAVDHAIVQHLRHHHELLLPGQSVRPLQVALSGNGITSQGPAEAEIHGRDVVTGLPRSVRVDTAAVRDAIQTPLTGVLDGIGKVLRDCQPDLVADLADRGIVMVGGSALLPGLDHMLRQATGMPVHIAEQPDICAVQGLGAMLEGRIEPLVLNPMAA
- a CDS encoding ATP-grasp domain-containing protein; its protein translation is MPRIALATYDPGTEPGQDTDLPELVRALTAAGADAEARCWDDPDADWGGYDLVVIRSTWDYSWRPEEFAAWVERAGALTRLANPAAVVHWSTDKRYLGELAAAGVPTVPTRYIAPGEPADLPGDHEYVIKPTSGAGARFAARYTPHEHEKAVRHLARMHTEGFTAMVQPYVAGIDVSGERALQFFGGRLLHASRKGAVLAPGTPYDADKVAHPNLERWQPTEAELAVAEKALGAVPGADGLLYARVDLVDGEDGEPRLMELELVEPNLFLWLHPGSLERVVEAILAATEDVTG